AGCAGGTGGGTGCTCAGTCAATGATGTCTCCTTTCACTGTCTCATTTGGGTTCAAAGGTttattggtgtttttttctagagtttaagtggagAAAGTTACAAGGTGTAGAGTTAAGCCGCAGCAGTGACACGGTTTACCCTAAAATTTGACTTGACAAGAGTCTGAAAGGACAGAAATCATAAAACCGTCAGACTGAGTGGTTGCTTGTAACCTGCCTTGAGACAAAGATACTGTAGCTCCTCTTCTGATCTTTTGACCTCATAAAGATATTAATGTTAACACTGTGTACAGTGTGTAAAACTATCTGTCGATAGTGTGAAAAGTGATCACTGTCCTAACACCTTATTCTATTTAATAAGAATAGAATAAACAGTCAGTAAAGACGGCTGAACAGATTAGAGCTTGTAAAAGTGCAGCTGATAGTTTTTCCCAGAGGCTAAAGATTAGAAAGTAAGAGACTGTTGACATCAAACTATAATTAGAACTGAATGTATCCGTCTTTACTACTAGTTGACTTGGCCATATTATTTTATACTGACGAATTGTTTTATACCTtgtattactgtatatatatatgtatatttatttcattcttatttattcaatgtattaactcttctatgtatcaactctttattgtaccctcggcaccattgaaaatgagggtcttatccctcaatgtgttttccgaggtctaaataaaatattcaatcaatcaatcaatctgtaGCATCTGTGTCCGATTTCAATCGCTCCGTGTTTTTTAAATCCCGGCTCACGTAACAGAGAAGTGCCGATGAAAGCTGATGTGGACTCTGATCTTAAGTAGTAAAATTGGACCAACTCATTCATATTGGTGAAATTAATTGAGACTTTCTGCCTGATTTTATGCTGTGATGCCCAGATTTGACATCTTGGGCTCTCATTTTCTACTTTAAACTACACATTCCATTAACCGTTAATAATCTTCGGTTATGTTGTAACTCTGATtgcatttcttcacattttccaACAACAGAGAATTACTTTTTCCATTCAGGATGAATTATGCCTTTGCCCTCAGGAGGCAAAGGGCTTATCAGGTCCACATCCTCAGTCAGTGACGGAGGGGAAAGTGTTCCCATCTTAGTTTCCTGCTGGTTTGTTGCATGTCTTCAACTGAGAACAACAGACATACTGTCATATTTCATCTCTATTATGCAACAATGGGAAATCCAGACAATTAGAGAGTCAGCTTTTTTTCTTCAGGATATTCAAAACACATAAATCTCTCCTAAGTCAGGAGATTTAGTGCCGATTCAATGCTGTCACGAAAATGTTTCCAACTCCGTGTTTTAACTTGAGCTGATGCCACGGATCTGCTcagctgaaaaagaaaaaaatgccaaCACTAAGAATCAACTGCTGGTTGAATAAATGTGCCATACAATTTATTATGTAGGAAAttcaaaaatgaaagaaacaatgGAGCTCTGATAGTTCTGTTAATATCATTCACTgcaaaatattaaatgatatatGTTGCAAAATGATTAAGATAATGTTATAAAGTAAATTTAAAggttttactttcttttaacaatgaaattaagaggattttattaatttgatgaaaTAACACAAATCTTTGATGAATAAAACCTTTATAAAGAGACATTGCAGAAACAATACTGAGTCTAAAGCCCTGCTAGCTGCTTTATCAGGCTGCATGGTAACAACCACACCATGCGTATGTGTTTATGAATAGCAACCACAATCACTGACCCACTAACACTGCCATCCACAAAACTACTAGCTGGCATGgctttaaataactttttattattattaaattattccTTACATCTGTTCAATGCATTATGGATGGAGAAGGGAACTGTTCTCACACTAACTTTGATTCTGTGTATTagctcatacattttttttagatgAAAATTTAGATATTTCCACTAGCgaaatcttttgttttcttttgttttctattaaGAAATTTGATGGACAAAAACAATACTCATCTCAAACTGAAAATATGGCATGTTCTATTCATATCACAGATTCATTTCTTAAAGAGCAGCAGAATTCATTCTGACCTCCTAGTATTTCAGATTGATGTTTGTGTATCCTTCTCCCCACAGATACAATTATTGATTGAAAATGAATCAAGTAAAACTGCATCATGAGAGAGAACATTTCTTGGTCTTCATCACCATGTTGGCTCTGCTGGGCTCGGGCCAGGCCTTACCGAGGACGGACCCTCCCCTCCGTGCTGATCAACCCTTCCTTTTCATGTGGAATGCCCCAACTGAGCTGTGTGACAGCCGCTTTGGCATGCCCCTCGATCTCTCCTACTTCCACTTTGTCAGCAGCACGCTGAAAACAGCGACCAACCAGAGCATCTCCATATTCTACACCGACCGCTTCGGCCTCTTCCCGTACGTGGATGAAGACACTGGTGAGATTTACGATGAGGGTCTACCACAGCTGATAGACATGCAGGAGCACCATGTGCTGGCCGAGGACGACATAAAGAACTATATTCCTTCTAACCAGCCAGGTCTTGCTGTGCTTGACTTTGAGGAGTGGAGGCCACAGTGGGTTAGAAACTGGGGCAGTAAAGACATCTACAGAGAGATTTCCATAGAAAcagttaagaaaaaaaatgcatcattGTCTGACGATGAGGCGGAGGATCGGGCGAAGATCGTGTTTGAGCATGGAGCAAAGAGGTACTTCCTCCGCTCCATCCGCATTGGGAAGAGGCTGAGGCCCTACAGACTCTGGGGTTACTACTTGTACCCTGACTGCTACAACTATGACTACAACCAGGACATGGCGGGCTACACGGGAGAGTGCCCCGCCATCGAGAAGGACAGGAACAATGATTTGCTGTGGCTGTGGAAAGATTCCACAGCGCtctttccatccatctatctggAGCTGGTGCTCAGAGACTCCCAGCAGGCTCGGCTGTTCGTCCGCCATCGAATCCACGAAGCCATCAGGGTGTCAACACTCCCCAACAGTTCCTACTCAATCCCTGTATATGCCTACATCCGCCCTGTGTACAAGGAAAGCACTGATGACTACATGTCAGAGGTTAGATACACTGGTGCTCACTCACAAGTCTCACACAAAGGTTTTGTCACTTTGAGGCTGAATGTAGGCTATGATGCTGTGTCTTCGTTCCACAGAACAGACTCTGATATGTCTGATTGGCTGCCAAGTGTCTTGTAGTCTTATCTTAAGCTCAACGTACAATAAACAGCACCCTAACCCAAACCCGAGAAATATGCATCAGGCTCTATTAGACCGATAAACTCACCTGACTGCAAGAGAAACGGACCACATACACACTTTTAAatacagaggaggaaacatggtTGGCCTTTGTTCCTTGTTTCACTGGAATAGGCCTGATAATTCACTGTGTGCCACTCTTCAAACCtcacattgtgtcttttttttctgcctATTACTATTTTATATCAAGACCCTTCATCATGCGTTATTATGCACTTGCATTAAAAGGTTTTTTCCAGTATCGGTTTTAGTGGGTTTCCAGTTGTTACCTCAGCCAACGaggatatgtttgtttgtttgtcaggagGATTATACAatatgggccaagaaagaaattTTAAATTGTCAGTGATTCGTTCAGTTGTCGTTGTGTACTCAAGCTGAACATCAAACCAATTAACCAAAAAAAATTCCTTGCCAGAGGTGATAATTAATGTATCTTTATAAAAAGATAttgaggggactgatatctctgagttttagtgcagcttgattgatttTCAGGGGACTATTGCTCTCCTTCAACATATTAAATCATGATTGTGTATAATTACTTTCGTAATACTGCGGTATTGTTACCATCTATTGAAATCTATTGTTTAAAATGGCTTTTTTCCCATTTGAGTATCAAACTTCAATGAGGAGGTTTGCAGTTTAGGAATCAATATGACTGATGTCATTTCCTTTGCTTCTCTGGCTGATTGTCTTTGTTCTTTGCAGTTTGATCTGGTCAACACTATTGGAGAAGCTGCCGCTCTTGGTGCTGCTGGCGTTGTTTCCTGGGGAGACATGAACGTCACAGATACAGAGGTAGAAAGCGCTGGTAGTTTAGTATTTTTCGGGCAAGATTTGAAACTTAAACTTGCAATAACTAAATGGTCCAACATCCGACATTTTTTTAGGACTCCTGCTATGATGCTCGACGCCACCTTGAGCAGGTCATGAACCCGTACATCCTGAATGTCTCGACGGCaacacagctctgcagcagagcgCTCTGCCAGGGCCGAGGTCGCTGTGTGCGGAAGCGCTGGGACGACGATGTCTTCCTCCACCTTGACCCGCGCCGTTACCAGATCCACCAGCAGAGTCGCACTGGCCCGCTCACTGTGAGCGGTGGCCTCTCGCAGGACGACATCAACTGGTTCGACCGCAGCTTTGACTGCATGTGCTACAGCAAGAAGCCGTGCAGATCAGTTATGACCTTCAATATCATCCAAGAGGCCGTCATCACCATGGGCAATCGAGGTGCTGacaggccccgccccctcctgCTGGTTGTGATTTCACTCTTTCTGAAGTGTGCTGTGATGTGAATAGTCCATGATGATAACGTAATTACACTGTTATTTCAGCttgttgtttgctgtttgttatttgtgaccagtgttaaaaatgttttgaattcAGTTGAGCCTCATGTTCCTGTCTCGCTTTGCACCCGGGGACCAAATCTGTTGGTAATGGGATTAAAGAGTAACCCAGCTCTTTCCTGTGTAGTGTTTATGAGACGTccatatttgttgttgttgttattgtttaaagATGAAACTAAATTTCTCCT
Above is a genomic segment from Pleuronectes platessa chromosome 7, fPlePla1.1, whole genome shotgun sequence containing:
- the LOC128444965 gene encoding hyaluronidase-5, whose amino-acid sequence is MNQVKLHHEREHFLVFITMLALLGSGQALPRTDPPLRADQPFLFMWNAPTELCDSRFGMPLDLSYFHFVSSTLKTATNQSISIFYTDRFGLFPYVDEDTGEIYDEGLPQLIDMQEHHVLAEDDIKNYIPSNQPGLAVLDFEEWRPQWVRNWGSKDIYREISIETVKKKNASLSDDEAEDRAKIVFEHGAKRYFLRSIRIGKRLRPYRLWGYYLYPDCYNYDYNQDMAGYTGECPAIEKDRNNDLLWLWKDSTALFPSIYLELVLRDSQQARLFVRHRIHEAIRVSTLPNSSYSIPVYAYIRPVYKESTDDYMSEFDLVNTIGEAAALGAAGVVSWGDMNVTDTEDSCYDARRHLEQVMNPYILNVSTATQLCSRALCQGRGRCVRKRWDDDVFLHLDPRRYQIHQQSRTGPLTVSGGLSQDDINWFDRSFDCMCYSKKPCRSVMTFNIIQEAVITMGNRGADRPRPLLLVVISLFLKCAVM